In Kordia antarctica, the following proteins share a genomic window:
- a CDS encoding M14 family metallopeptidase encodes MSQFLKLAFSVLFFTAFAMNAQETTALSYYLPQEVTYNKTIPTPKSVLGHEVGKWHVTHDKLVMYMKALANSSDRITLEDRGKTFEDRPLLLLTITSPKNHQNIEAIRKNHVGLTEISGKNADVSNMPIVVYQGFSIHGNEASGSNASLLLAYYLASAEGTQIDNLLENTVILLDPSFNPDGLQRFAGWVNMHKSEHLITDSNDREFSEVWPAGRTNHYWFDMNRDWLPVQLPESRARIKSFHQWMPNILTDHHEMGSNSSFFFQPGIPSRTHPLTPQMNQDLTKEIATYHAKAFDKIGSLYYTEESFDDFYYGKGSTFPDINGSIGILFEQGSARGHVQETENGLITFPFAIRNQLTAALSTLEAARNMRVSILNYQRQFYTDARNEANSNSAKAIVFGDEKDAAKTYHFAEMLQRHNIAFHEVKNDFTQNGKKYKKGASFIIPTNQRQSRLIKAMFEKRTQFQDSLFYDVSAWTLPLAFNLQYEELSSISNAGNKVTDLKAPNGIVNGSGNYAFVFEWNEYYSPKALAKIKAKGLRAKVAMKPFTLEGVTYDYGTIMIPAQNQAMNAKEIKAFLTKVASESNLNITAVSSGLTEGIDLGSNNFEAVKNIKVAMIVGGNVTSYDAGEIWHLFDQRYEIPLTKLDVDNFGRFDLSKYTHIILPNTYSLSSNATSKLKTWVKNGGTLIGYRNATRFLSDKKFISLDFKKTEIESKNVSFEDKRNHNGAQVIGGAIFNTKIDRSHPINFGYLQDELPMFRNTTLFIKPNEKSYDNPIQYTNNPLLSGYISEENLEHLKNTVPFQTTRMGSGRVIVFTDNTNFRAFWYGTNKLLMNAIFFSNMM; translated from the coding sequence ATGTCTCAGTTTTTAAAGCTTGCATTTTCTGTTCTTTTTTTTACCGCTTTCGCGATGAATGCGCAAGAAACAACAGCACTTTCCTATTATTTACCACAAGAAGTTACGTATAATAAAACGATTCCAACACCGAAAAGTGTTTTGGGTCATGAAGTTGGAAAATGGCACGTAACGCACGACAAATTAGTGATGTACATGAAAGCGTTGGCAAATAGTTCAGATCGTATTACATTGGAAGATCGCGGAAAAACCTTTGAAGATCGTCCGTTATTACTATTGACAATTACTTCACCGAAAAATCATCAAAATATTGAAGCAATTCGTAAAAATCATGTTGGCTTAACAGAAATTAGCGGAAAAAACGCAGACGTTTCCAACATGCCAATTGTAGTTTATCAAGGATTTTCCATTCACGGAAATGAAGCTAGCGGAAGTAATGCTTCACTGCTTCTCGCCTATTATTTGGCTTCCGCCGAAGGAACTCAAATAGATAATTTGCTAGAAAACACAGTAATTCTTCTAGATCCATCTTTCAATCCTGATGGTTTACAGCGGTTTGCAGGTTGGGTAAATATGCACAAAAGCGAACACTTAATTACAGATTCAAACGATAGAGAATTTTCAGAAGTTTGGCCAGCCGGACGCACAAATCATTATTGGTTTGACATGAACAGAGATTGGTTGCCTGTGCAATTACCAGAGTCGCGCGCGCGTATCAAATCGTTTCACCAATGGATGCCAAATATTTTGACAGATCATCACGAAATGGGTTCAAATTCATCATTCTTTTTTCAACCAGGAATTCCTTCACGAACACATCCGTTAACACCACAAATGAATCAAGATTTAACGAAAGAAATTGCAACCTATCACGCGAAAGCTTTTGACAAAATTGGTTCCTTATATTATACTGAAGAAAGTTTTGACGATTTCTATTACGGAAAAGGCTCCACATTTCCAGACATTAATGGAAGTATAGGAATTTTGTTCGAACAAGGAAGTGCTCGCGGACACGTTCAGGAAACTGAAAATGGGTTGATTACGTTTCCTTTCGCGATTCGAAATCAATTAACTGCCGCTTTATCAACATTAGAAGCCGCTCGAAACATGCGTGTTTCCATCTTAAACTATCAACGTCAATTTTATACAGACGCAAGAAACGAAGCCAATTCCAATTCCGCGAAAGCGATTGTATTTGGAGATGAAAAAGATGCCGCAAAAACCTATCATTTTGCAGAAATGTTACAACGACACAACATTGCGTTTCATGAAGTAAAAAACGATTTTACACAAAACGGAAAAAAATATAAAAAAGGTGCAAGTTTCATCATTCCAACCAATCAACGACAAAGCAGATTGATCAAAGCGATGTTTGAGAAACGCACACAATTTCAAGATAGTTTATTTTATGATGTTTCTGCGTGGACATTGCCATTAGCGTTCAATTTACAATACGAAGAATTATCTTCAATTTCAAATGCAGGAAACAAAGTAACGGATTTAAAAGCTCCAAACGGAATTGTAAATGGAAGCGGAAATTATGCATTTGTATTTGAGTGGAACGAGTATTATTCACCTAAAGCATTGGCAAAAATCAAGGCAAAAGGATTGCGCGCAAAAGTTGCCATGAAACCGTTTACACTAGAAGGTGTAACTTATGATTACGGAACAATTATGATTCCTGCGCAAAATCAGGCAATGAATGCAAAAGAAATCAAGGCGTTTTTAACGAAAGTTGCAAGCGAAAGTAATTTGAATATTACGGCAGTTTCCTCTGGTTTAACGGAAGGAATTGATTTGGGAAGTAATAATTTTGAAGCAGTGAAAAACATCAAAGTTGCTATGATTGTTGGCGGAAACGTGACTTCATACGACGCTGGAGAAATTTGGCATTTGTTTGATCAACGCTACGAAATTCCATTGACAAAGTTGGATGTTGATAATTTCGGACGATTTGACTTGTCAAAATACACACATATAATTTTACCGAATACGTATTCTTTGTCTTCAAATGCAACCAGTAAATTAAAAACTTGGGTAAAAAATGGTGGAACATTGATTGGTTATCGAAATGCGACTCGTTTTTTAAGTGATAAAAAATTCATTTCACTCGATTTCAAAAAGACAGAAATTGAATCAAAAAATGTTTCGTTTGAAGACAAAAGAAATCACAACGGCGCACAAGTGATTGGTGGCGCAATTTTTAATACAAAAATAGATCGTTCGCATCCAATTAATTTTGGCTATTTACAAGATGAATTGCCTATGTTTAGAAACACGACGTTGTTCATTAAACCGAATGAAAAAAGCTATGACAATCCAATTCAATACACGAATAATCCGTTGTTAAGTGGTTATATTTCAGAAGAAAACTTAGAGCATTTAAAAAATACTGTGCCGTTTCAAACTACACGAATGGGAAGCGGACGCGTGATTGTTTTCACAGACAACACCAACTTTAGAGCGTTTTGGTACGGAACGAATAAGTTGTTGATGAATGCTATTTTCTTTTCAAATATGATGTGA
- a CDS encoding NYN domain-containing protein — translation MENKLNIAVLIDGDNAQAKLIKEIIEEVSKYGKATVRRIYGDWTSQYMNSWKPIINQHSISPIQKFSYTTGKNSTDSSLIIDAMDILHGKNINGFCIVSSDSDYTGLAKRIREEGLFVMGIGEEKTPEAFVRSCEVFTFTKNLKSPESEENEEIEEVEESEVKTVKSKKKATSRKPKVAAAKVKLSKEDWKTINKAFDISTNEEDRAYVSTLGLNIRKIDSSFDPRSYGFRNLTKLFESIDKFEVIKNEVGGLNHPLVQIK, via the coding sequence ATGGAAAATAAACTAAATATAGCAGTACTAATCGACGGAGATAATGCGCAAGCTAAATTGATTAAAGAAATAATTGAGGAAGTATCGAAATATGGAAAAGCTACTGTAAGGCGAATTTATGGAGATTGGACTTCGCAATATATGAACAGTTGGAAACCAATCATCAATCAGCACTCAATCAGTCCAATACAGAAATTTTCATATACCACGGGAAAAAACTCGACAGATAGTTCTCTTATTATAGATGCAATGGACATTTTACATGGGAAAAATATAAATGGTTTCTGTATCGTTTCTAGTGATAGTGATTATACAGGTTTGGCAAAAAGAATTAGAGAAGAAGGATTGTTTGTGATGGGAATTGGAGAGGAAAAAACGCCTGAAGCATTTGTGAGATCTTGTGAAGTTTTTACGTTTACAAAAAATTTAAAAAGCCCAGAGAGTGAAGAAAATGAAGAGATTGAGGAAGTTGAAGAAAGTGAAGTAAAAACAGTAAAATCAAAAAAGAAAGCGACAAGTCGAAAACCTAAAGTTGCCGCTGCAAAAGTGAAATTATCGAAGGAAGATTGGAAAACCATCAATAAAGCTTTTGATATATCAACAAATGAAGAAGATAGAGCGTATGTATCAACGTTAGGTTTAAATATTAGAAAAATTGATTCTAGTTTCGATCCAAGAAGTTATGGTTTTAGAAATCTAACGAAACTTTTTGAAAGTATTGATAAGTTTGAAGTCATTAAGAATGAAGTTGGCGGTTTGAATCATCCTTTAGTACAAATTAAATAA
- a CDS encoding helix-turn-helix domain-containing protein codes for MMYTNNLAKKLKEIRTLRGMSQEYLAEESRVSLRTIQRIENEESVPTGETIKRISVALDVEMSELLGANTIEETSDLKGTIIFLKRQLSKTKDNAEIKTFEKFISILSNLKEKELPQEQLTKIESYITYLELEKIPSFNNEIFKQKLTKFKRFLKKKLKLVPNNYYTTYAISFAASFAIAFVIQDGIPLTTKLIVVSAALVLIGIGVSIDSKIKRQERAFGF; via the coding sequence ATGATGTACACAAACAATTTAGCAAAGAAATTAAAAGAAATACGAACGCTCAGAGGAATGTCGCAAGAATATTTAGCGGAAGAATCAAGAGTGAGTTTGCGAACTATTCAACGAATTGAGAACGAAGAGTCTGTTCCGACAGGAGAAACCATCAAACGAATTTCTGTTGCTTTAGACGTAGAAATGAGCGAGTTATTAGGCGCAAATACGATTGAAGAAACAAGTGATTTGAAAGGAACTATTATTTTTCTGAAACGGCAACTTTCCAAAACAAAAGACAACGCTGAAATTAAAACTTTTGAAAAGTTTATTTCGATTTTAAGCAATCTGAAAGAAAAAGAGTTGCCTCAAGAGCAATTAACTAAGATAGAAAGTTACATTACCTATTTGGAACTTGAAAAAATTCCGTCATTTAATAATGAAATCTTCAAGCAAAAACTGACGAAGTTTAAAAGATTCCTAAAGAAAAAATTAAAACTTGTACCGAATAACTATTATACAACGTACGCAATTAGTTTTGCTGCTTCATTTGCGATTGCGTTTGTAATTCAAGATGGAATTCCGTTAACTACGAAACTCATTGTGGTTTCAGCAGCTTTGGTATTAATTGGAATTGGAGTCAGTATTGATTCAAAAATAAAAAGACAGGAACGTGCTTTTGGGTTTTGA
- a CDS encoding NB-ARC domain-containing protein gives MKYRPLDRLKVKIETAKEESDLTYFFELLNYAEFLTKNIALFLVSAINDDAERTRYRYQYKLSRANAIGDFSKSIDEVVIGPAAQLLNSNIRDYELKELTQRCGSGEWQYDCQLLISQCLSDFNIEHNKLSNKSPLRNWFLLLTQLRNKTKGHGAPRLDSCNKACPKLDKSISLIIKKFSMFKRSWAFLHQNLSGRYRVSYLTENVDDPYADLKKENQFNFSNGIYVYLDEPKKVDLFYSNAELTDFWITNGNLKNERFETLSYISDERVYQSANNYLVPITQLPKSHTEGTNDLNVVGNCLSNLPTTPELYVKRKDLEDELRTTLLQEDRFPIITLLGKGGVGKTSLAINLIYSLTNEKRFDLIIWFSSRDIDLLMDGPKQVQTKVLNIRDMAKDYCSLLYPKAKNSEQEQLFANDLTKNSFGKTLFIFDNFETISNPIEVFEWINTYIRNPNKVLITSRISRSFKADYPIEVQGMTEEECLELIHQFAKDLNIEGLLNNSYIKDLIEESDGHPYIIKILLGEVARNKKTGKIKRIVAEQEKILDALFKRTFNTLSPAAKRVFLTLCSWNSMVPTIALEAVLWRPENEKMNVQSAIEELRQSSFIEIITKDDDEIINVPLAATIFGKGELEINPEKIKIMSDRELLMEFGTTTFSNLSSGLSLQIERKFKSISKRINSITEFENELPLLEYIASKYPKTYNYIIELFEEYNKYDRVKYYIREYIKSNIPSEQKAKLWNKLASVCRYSKDWDGESHALTELVQIAGVSLGEISEAANRINNHIYNSMAAKRDEYKAEMLKIIIDQFTHHIPEGDATDYSRLGWLLLNNNDPVNAKIIVEKGLVIDNDNRYCQKLLEKLK, from the coding sequence ATGAAATATAGACCCTTAGATAGATTAAAGGTTAAGATTGAAACTGCAAAAGAAGAATCAGACTTAACATACTTTTTCGAACTTCTGAATTACGCAGAGTTCTTAACTAAAAATATTGCACTTTTTCTAGTGTCGGCCATTAATGACGATGCAGAAAGAACTCGATATCGATATCAATATAAACTTAGCAGAGCAAACGCAATAGGAGATTTTTCTAAATCTATCGACGAAGTTGTAATTGGACCTGCTGCACAATTATTAAACTCTAATATTAGGGATTATGAGCTAAAAGAACTTACTCAAAGATGTGGAAGCGGTGAATGGCAATACGATTGCCAGCTGTTGATTTCACAATGTCTATCGGATTTCAATATCGAACATAATAAACTGTCGAATAAAAGCCCTCTTAGAAATTGGTTTCTTTTGTTAACACAACTAAGAAATAAAACGAAAGGTCATGGAGCTCCAAGATTGGATAGTTGTAATAAAGCTTGTCCGAAACTTGATAAATCGATTTCTCTTATTATTAAGAAATTTAGTATGTTCAAGCGATCATGGGCCTTCTTACATCAAAATTTGTCTGGTAGATATAGGGTGTCTTATCTAACCGAAAATGTAGATGATCCATATGCTGATTTAAAAAAAGAAAATCAATTTAATTTTTCAAATGGAATTTATGTTTATCTAGACGAACCTAAGAAAGTTGATTTGTTTTACTCTAATGCTGAGTTAACAGACTTTTGGATTACAAACGGAAATTTAAAAAATGAAAGATTTGAAACTTTGTCCTACATAAGTGATGAGAGGGTTTATCAATCGGCAAATAATTATCTTGTTCCAATTACACAATTGCCAAAAAGTCATACAGAAGGCACTAATGATTTAAATGTAGTTGGAAACTGTCTCTCGAATTTGCCTACTACTCCTGAATTGTATGTAAAACGAAAAGATTTAGAAGATGAACTTAGAACAACTTTGCTACAAGAAGATAGATTTCCGATTATCACGTTGCTTGGAAAAGGAGGTGTTGGAAAAACATCTCTTGCAATAAATCTAATATATAGCCTCACAAATGAAAAAAGGTTTGATTTAATTATTTGGTTTAGTTCTAGGGATATTGACCTGTTAATGGATGGCCCTAAACAAGTCCAAACGAAGGTGTTGAATATTAGGGATATGGCAAAGGATTACTGTTCTTTGCTTTATCCAAAAGCCAAAAATTCTGAACAAGAGCAATTGTTTGCAAATGATTTAACTAAAAATTCATTTGGAAAAACCTTGTTCATATTTGATAATTTTGAAACTATTTCTAATCCAATAGAAGTTTTTGAATGGATAAACACATATATAAGAAACCCCAACAAAGTATTAATTACTTCTAGAATAAGTAGAAGTTTTAAGGCAGACTATCCTATAGAAGTACAGGGTATGACTGAAGAAGAGTGTCTAGAATTAATACATCAATTTGCTAAAGATTTAAACATTGAAGGTCTTTTGAATAATAGTTACATTAAGGATCTAATAGAAGAGTCTGATGGACATCCTTACATAATAAAGATATTACTTGGTGAAGTAGCTAGAAATAAGAAGACTGGTAAAATTAAGAGAATAGTAGCTGAACAAGAAAAAATATTAGACGCTTTATTTAAAAGAACATTCAATACATTGTCTCCAGCTGCGAAAAGAGTATTCTTGACACTTTGTAGTTGGAATTCGATGGTTCCAACAATTGCTCTAGAAGCGGTACTGTGGAGGCCAGAAAACGAAAAGATGAATGTCCAGTCAGCAATCGAAGAATTACGACAAAGCTCTTTTATCGAAATAATAACGAAGGATGATGATGAGATAATAAATGTTCCATTAGCTGCAACAATTTTCGGAAAAGGTGAACTGGAAATAAATCCTGAAAAAATTAAGATAATGTCAGATCGTGAGTTATTGATGGAATTTGGTACTACCACATTTAGTAATCTAAGTTCAGGTCTTTCATTACAAATAGAAAGAAAATTCAAATCTATTTCTAAAAGAATTAATTCTATTACTGAATTTGAAAACGAACTACCTTTATTAGAATACATAGCTTCAAAGTATCCAAAAACATATAATTACATCATTGAATTATTTGAAGAATATAATAAATATGATAGGGTCAAATACTACATCAGAGAGTATATAAAATCAAATATTCCATCTGAACAAAAAGCAAAACTTTGGAATAAGTTAGCCTCAGTTTGTCGGTATAGTAAAGATTGGGATGGGGAAAGTCATGCGCTAACAGAACTTGTTCAAATAGCTGGAGTAAGCTTAGGAGAAATTAGCGAAGCGGCTAACAGAATTAACAACCACATTTATAATAGTATGGCAGCTAAAAGGGATGAGTATAAAGCTGAAATGCTTAAAATTATTATTGATCAATTCACTCATCACATTCCTGAAGGAGATGCTACTGACTATTCAAGATTAGGTTGGCTATTGTTAAATAATAATGACCCAGTTAATGCTAAAATAATAGTTGAAAAAGGATTAGTTATTGATAATGATAATAGATATTGCCAAAAACTATTAGAAAAACTAAAATAA
- the ychF gene encoding redox-regulated ATPase YchF: protein MKAGIVGLPNVGKSTLFNCLSNAKAQSANFPFCTIEPNLGVVNVPDARIEKLEELVNPERVMPATVEIVDIAGLVRGASKGEGLGNQFLGNIRECNAIMHVLRCFDNDNIIHVDNSIDPIRDKETIDIELQLKDLETVEKRLEKVKRAAKTGNKEAQKEEAVLLKFKLALEQGISARAVEVSDDEAELIKGFQLLTAKPILYVCNVDEASAKSGNAYVDRVREAIKGEDAEIIVLAVGTEADIAELEDYEERQLFLEDIGLEEAGVSRLIRSAYKLLNLQTYFTAGVKEVRAWTIPIGSTAPQAAGVIHTDFEKGFIRAEVIGYDDYVTYGSEAKVKVAGKLSVEGKTYVVKDGDVMHFLFNV, encoded by the coding sequence ATGAAAGCTGGAATTGTAGGATTACCAAATGTTGGAAAATCAACCTTATTTAACTGTTTGTCAAATGCGAAAGCACAAAGCGCAAACTTTCCATTTTGTACGATTGAGCCAAATTTAGGCGTTGTAAATGTACCAGATGCAAGAATTGAAAAGTTGGAAGAATTGGTAAATCCAGAACGTGTAATGCCAGCAACGGTTGAAATCGTTGATATCGCAGGATTGGTTCGTGGCGCAAGTAAAGGTGAAGGATTGGGAAATCAGTTTCTTGGAAACATTCGCGAGTGCAACGCAATTATGCACGTATTACGTTGTTTTGACAACGATAATATTATTCATGTTGATAACAGTATTGATCCAATCCGAGATAAGGAAACGATTGATATTGAACTACAATTAAAAGACTTAGAAACGGTTGAAAAACGCCTAGAAAAAGTCAAAAGAGCCGCAAAAACTGGAAATAAAGAAGCGCAAAAAGAAGAAGCAGTACTTCTAAAATTCAAATTAGCTTTAGAACAAGGAATTTCTGCAAGAGCTGTAGAAGTTTCAGATGATGAAGCAGAATTAATAAAAGGTTTTCAATTATTAACTGCAAAACCAATCTTATATGTATGTAATGTAGACGAAGCTTCGGCAAAATCTGGAAATGCATATGTAGACAGAGTTCGTGAAGCGATTAAAGGTGAAGATGCTGAAATTATTGTATTAGCTGTCGGAACAGAAGCTGATATTGCAGAATTGGAAGATTATGAAGAACGTCAACTATTCTTAGAAGACATCGGATTGGAAGAAGCTGGCGTTTCTCGCTTAATTCGTTCTGCGTATAAATTATTAAATCTACAAACTTACTTTACAGCTGGCGTAAAAGAAGTGCGCGCTTGGACAATTCCTATTGGATCAACTGCACCACAAGCTGCTGGAGTGATTCATACAGACTTTGAAAAAGGATTTATTCGTGCTGAAGTTATCGGATATGACGATTATGTAACCTACGGAAGTGAAGCGAAAGTAAAAGTTGCAGGAAAACTTTCTGTAGAAGGAAAAACATACGTTGTAAAAGATGGAGATGTAATGCATTTCCTTTTTAACGTATAA
- a CDS encoding DNA topoisomerase IV subunit B — protein sequence MEENTQYTEDNIRSLDWKEHIRLRPGMYIGKLGDGSSADDGIYILVKEVLDNSVDEFVMGAGKTIEVSIQGPKVIVRDYGRGIPLGKVVDVVSKMNTGGKYDSRAFKKSVGLNGVGTKAVNALSSYFRVESSRDGKSSAAEFAQGNLNDQEFLDETSRRRGTKVTFIPDEAIFKNYKFRTEYVAKMLRNYVYLNRGLTILFNGEKFFSENGLRDLLEDNNNKDDMLYPIIHLEGDDIEIAITHSKTQYSEEYHSFVNGQHTTQGGTHQAAFREAIVKTIRDFYGKSFEASDVRKSIISAVSIKVMEPIFESQTKTKLGSTEMGGKLPTVRSYINDFVGKYLDNYLHKNPDVADKMQRKILQAERERKELSGIRKLAKERAKKSNLHNKKLRDCRVHLGDIKKDRRLESTLFITEGDSASGSITKSRDVNTQAVFSLRGKPLNCYSMSKKIVYENEEFNLLQAALNIEESMEDLRYNNIVIATDADVDGMHIRLLLITFFLQFFPELIKEGHLYILQTPLFRVRNKKETFYCYSQAEKRAAINKLSGKPEITRFKGLGEISPDEFKYFIGEDIRLDPVMLDRETSIEELLQFYMGKNTPNRQEFIINNLKVELDLVEEEK from the coding sequence ATGGAAGAAAACACACAATATACCGAAGATAATATACGTTCACTTGACTGGAAAGAACATATTCGTTTGCGTCCCGGAATGTATATCGGAAAATTGGGTGATGGTTCGTCTGCCGATGATGGAATTTATATTCTTGTAAAAGAAGTACTTGACAACTCGGTTGATGAGTTTGTCATGGGCGCAGGAAAAACGATTGAAGTTTCCATTCAAGGACCAAAAGTAATTGTTCGCGATTATGGTCGTGGAATTCCTTTAGGGAAAGTTGTAGACGTAGTTTCCAAAATGAATACAGGAGGAAAGTACGATTCTAGAGCTTTTAAAAAATCTGTTGGACTGAACGGAGTTGGTACGAAAGCCGTAAATGCTTTATCCTCTTATTTTAGAGTTGAATCGTCTCGTGATGGAAAATCGAGTGCAGCGGAATTTGCCCAAGGAAACTTAAACGATCAGGAGTTTTTAGATGAAACTTCTAGAAGACGCGGAACAAAAGTGACGTTTATTCCAGATGAAGCTATTTTTAAAAACTATAAATTTAGAACAGAATATGTTGCAAAAATGCTGCGTAATTATGTCTATCTAAATAGAGGATTAACGATTCTTTTTAATGGTGAAAAGTTCTTTTCTGAAAATGGTTTAAGAGATCTTTTAGAAGATAATAACAATAAAGATGACATGTTATATCCTATCATTCACTTAGAAGGTGATGATATTGAAATAGCAATTACACACAGTAAAACGCAATATAGCGAAGAATATCATTCGTTTGTGAACGGGCAACATACTACGCAAGGTGGAACGCATCAAGCAGCTTTTAGAGAAGCAATTGTAAAAACGATTCGTGACTTCTACGGAAAAAGTTTTGAAGCGTCTGATGTTAGAAAATCGATCATTTCTGCAGTAAGTATTAAAGTAATGGAGCCAATTTTTGAATCGCAAACAAAAACAAAATTAGGTTCTACTGAAATGGGTGGGAAATTGCCAACGGTTCGTTCATATATAAATGATTTCGTCGGAAAATATTTAGACAATTATTTACATAAAAACCCTGATGTAGCTGATAAAATGCAACGTAAAATTCTGCAAGCAGAACGTGAACGTAAAGAATTATCAGGAATTCGGAAACTAGCTAAAGAACGTGCTAAAAAATCAAATTTACATAACAAAAAATTGCGCGATTGTAGAGTGCATTTAGGCGATATAAAAAAAGATAGACGTTTAGAATCAACCTTATTTATTACTGAGGGAGATTCTGCTTCGGGTTCCATCACAAAATCCAGAGATGTCAATACGCAAGCGGTATTCAGTTTACGCGGAAAACCGTTGAATTGCTACTCGATGTCAAAAAAGATTGTATACGAAAACGAAGAATTCAACTTATTACAAGCTGCATTAAACATAGAAGAATCAATGGAAGATTTGCGTTACAACAACATTGTAATTGCAACAGATGCCGATGTTGATGGAATGCATATTCGTTTATTACTGATTACTTTTTTCTTGCAATTCTTTCCAGAATTAATCAAAGAAGGACATTTATATATCTTACAAACGCCATTATTTAGAGTTCGAAACAAAAAAGAAACATTTTACTGTTACAGTCAAGCAGAAAAACGTGCCGCTATAAACAAACTTTCTGGAAAACCTGAAATTACACGATTCAAAGGATTGGGAGAAATCTCGCCTGATGAGTTCAAATATTTCATCGGAGAAGACATTCGCTTAGATCCAGTAATGCTAGACAGAGAAACCTCCATTGAAGAATTATTACAATTCTACATGGGAAAAAATACCCCTAACAGACAAGAATTTATTATTAACAATCTAAAGGTTGAACTGGACCTTGTAGAAGAAGAAAAATAA